gatttattaaaaaaacgCAGAAAAGACATTACGCAGCCGAATTTTTAAATACATCCATTAAAGAATATTTGATATGAATAAGTGACTGAAATCTCATTTATCAGCCGTACAAGACCCCGGAAAAGAATCAAAATTCGGTTATCGCTCTTCACGTTAACTTCCCATGAGTAATTTTATATTAACAGGGGAAaattcaaagaaaacaaaaaagcataaAAGGAGCAAAAACATacaccgtattttttggattatacgtcgctccggattgtaggtcgcaccagccaaaaaatgcataattaagaagaaaaaaacatataggtcgcactggaggataagtcgcatttttggggaaaatttatttgataaaatccaacaccaaacaacatatagcacaaagaacatgctaacaagtttgccaaaatatcaggttttactccaaatcacgaaatccaaggaaatcttcatcctcggtgtcacttttgaataactcccccaactcggcaggtagacaagacgctgcttcctcttctacatcgcttacatcagactcgtcgtcagttgcagttccaattattccagcctttctgaatcccgacaggatggttgcggttgtcactgaagcccatgctttgtcgatccattcaatgacttccaggaaagttgcatggcgcattctcccggttgccgtgaagctgtgctctccatccgtcatccactgctcccacaggttacgcaaaactgacttaaagctcctattcacggagatatcaagtggctggagtattttggttaagcctccagggatgatggcaggtatggagttgaaaacttttaatttattttttaactgtggtgtgatgtgcgctctcatgttatccatcacaagcagagctttgcgtgctctaaagaagccatccggtcgcttattgtagcactttgtaagccacaagttcatcatttcttgatcaatccaccctttctcgttcacggcgacttcaactgaggaggattggatttttggcatggtttttcgtttgaaaatgaccatcggtggcagttttgatccgtctccacaacatgccagcaccactgtgaagtgtgatctctcatgaccagttgtaacgatattcacacttttttgccctttctctgcaacacttcggcccatggggatgtcaaaagtgagggggacctcgtccatgttaataatatgatccggtgtcacgttgtgatcacttacatgcttttcaatgaacgcgcggaaactgtcaaccttggcttggaagtccgctggcagtttttgggacagtgtcgtccttgctctgatagagaggcgtttgcgttgcatgaagcggtaacaccaagaaggtcctcccgcaaagccgtttatattcacctccttggcaaccacctgggcgtggagacgcaactgcaccgttgacaaacctcttccagaagcacgttgttcaagcacccatgcgtgaactcgttcctccaactgcggccacctagcttgtcgcccgcgattagctttctttgttttcttcatttcagtaagcgtaacctccgcttttcgccagtcccttacaagtttttcgctcactccaaactttctttctgctgctcgattgccgttttcggctccatatttcactatctgaagcttgtaagccgcggaatatgactttcttttcggcgccattttcattcagcccttctaatttgtgtttatagataacaggtgtgacagataactctgaacctccagaaaccgcgacagattctgacgggtcacagagttccctgtaacacctgttatagaaatgtgtaggctactgtctctgcgctcacagattttgtaaaaaaaaagcatatataagtcgctccgatttatgaTGTCATAAAAAGCTGATTGTATTTCCTAATAGTGTACACAACATCTCTTTTAATCAGATTTTTCAATATCGGACATTACATATCTAAAAGGGTCTTAAATCTATAAGACAAGGCTGTATTGCTTTATAATTCAATCTGTTTCCAGTCGAGGTATTTCTCTTCTGTCATATCACACGGCTCATCCTAAATGTCCTGTATATGTCTGCATGTCGGGTTGGAATTAAATCTATTTTACTGTATGTGCATTGGAAACACGTCAACACAAGCTGAGTCACCTGTTCCATGACGCGTCTCACTCTGACCATGCGATTTACGAGTGCAGGCGGCAATAACctgggagagtgtgtgtgtgtgtgtgtgtgtgcgtgtgtgtgtgtgtgtgtgtgtgtgcgtgtgcgtgtgcgtgtgtttgcaggGTGTGGCACATGAACTCCTCTTTCTTGTTCTCGAAGCCTCACTGCACACACTGTTCATGTGTAATTGTTTTAAGGTGATAAACTGAACATTCCAACAGTAAATCAACACAAAGTCTTCTTTTATAATGAAAGTAAGCAGAAGgagtgaaagacaaacaagcagacCGCACCTCTCCCCCGTTCGGTCGTCCACACTGACGAAGATGGACGAGCTGGAGATGGTTCCCATGGAGGAGCCCTTGTAGAAAGACATGCTGGCTGGGACCAGATCTGGACGCTGGTACGAACCAAACacagctgaggagaagaaattCCCATGCATGTGatatgaatgaaagaaaacaaggcCACATTTTCCTAAATGTTCCATTTCAGGcgttttttcgttttttttggggggggggggggtcgtatcCATGTCCAAGCAGTCATGAAACAGTCTCACAGCCTTACGTTCCCTACTTCAATGGGTGTCTCTGCTGTCTGCCCCAAAAAAGCAAGCCCCTGTATTAATATGATTTATTGTGTGTCCGTTTGGGTGTTTATGAAAATAGAAGTGAGCTACTTTTGTCAGGATCAGGAGGAGGCTTTCCTAAATAACGTGCCCTTTGGCTCGCCTTGTCCGTTCAGACTggccagagtgtgtgtgtgtgtgtgtgcgtgtgtgtgcgtgtgtgtgtgtgtgtgaccataCTTTGTCCTCGATTGTGAGATCGATCCCAGCTTTAAGAAGCATTTCCACAATCTCTATTTTGGCCAGCTCTGCAGCAAGATGCAGGACAGTCTGGGACCTCTGACAGGTCACAGCAGAGGAAAGGACAATGTCATTTCTacgtgttttcatttttatttgttctatTAAAATGACTTGGGAGCGCTTACCTTATCCGTGGCATTGATATTGCAGCCAGCCATCAGTAGAGAATGGATGATGGGAATGTGACTGTTCTTGATGGCCAGGTGGAGAGGAGTCTCTAGATTCTGAGAGCAGAAATGTATTCTCTGAGACAGCATAAGCCTAAAAACATCGGTTTTGACTTTCAGAGGAAATATGTAAAATCacactgatttaaaaacaatccTGTCCGTAGCTGATGAGtgtaaatgagcaaaaaaaaaccttcactGAAATAGCGTGCGACTGCCACTTATAGCTTGTGCTTGCTTGCCTACCAGATTCCCAAAGTCTGTGTTGACGTTGTGCTTGAGGAGGATTTGGACCAGCGATATGTCTCCTCTTTCAGAAACTGGGTGGAGGGCACTGCATTTGGCCTACATGAGAAGGGAAGGCCAAACGTTAAGATGCTCCAGTTATGACCAGAAACTAGTTGGTTAAAACCGGAGGGCCTGTTGTGCTCATGTCGATGTTGAAAAATCAACGGAAGTGCTCTGTCTCTTTTACCGTTGTGAGGATGTTGGGGTCGCAGCCAGCCTCCAACAGGGCCAGCACGCATCTTTCCTGGCTGTTGTCTGTAGCCTGGTACAGCGCCGTCTCCCCATCCTGCAAGACAAAAACGGCCTCTCGAAAACAAGAGGTTCTTTTTCCGAGCATAATACAAAAtatcaaacacatttttgatATTGGGGAGTCCAGGAAAGTTAGATATCTGTTACTAAGCTCCGGTTTATGAAGGGAGAACTGTTAGTATATGCAATATATTCcatgtcttttgtttcttttgactCTTTATTAATATTCTTAGTATAATTAACTCAAACATTTAGCCAACCCTTTTGTATCTGAGTGTTTGAGGTGAACCAGACATGGAGTCCAACTTGTGATGAGGAGGACTGACGTCTTTTAACAGAACCTTTGGCCACTCAATGCTAAGCCAGTCAAACCAGTTTACAGCATAATGCTGGCTCAGCCACTGCGCACACACTTGCCACAAGCCACGGAGAGAATGTTTACACTGACTGTCTACCATATTGACTTCATCCCGAGTATCaaagctcagcagcagcagatcgaCAACATCCAAATGGCCGTTCCTGGCAGCCGAGTGCAGGGGGGTGTCACCTTTCTGGCAGAAGGCaggtggtcgggggggggggggggggggataactcACAtcaaaaagtgctttttttcaCAGAACATataaatgtacacaaaaatacatACAGATTAGAACCATATCCATGTAGTGCATACCTTGTTAGGCTTCATGGTGTCCATGTGGTATGTTTCCATCAGCATCACCAGCACGTCAACGCAGCCATGCTCAGCCGCCAATGCAAACGCCCGGTTCCCTGACTGAGGAATGGATGCATAGATAACAACATttactgcatttcatttcatatttaacgCGATGCCCATGAATTACAGAATTGATTCATGAAAAATGACTGTCTAGTAGCTACCATGTCTTCTTTGTCCAGTTCTTTCATCTGCAGGTCTTCGATGATATACTCTGCAATGTCAGTGTGGTTGTTTATCGCAGCGCAGTGCATGATGTTCAATCCCTCCTGGGGTGGAAAAAGGCCAGCTATAATTAATAAAAACCTTTGTTCTGTTTAATGAAGCAGTGGGAAATTTATTTAGTTAGGAATTAAAGGAATAAATAACAAGAAGAGGGTCTGCGCTGATGTTATGTTCAAACTCTAgtatgataataaaaataaaaaaaaatcaacaattattgaatattttcagttgccaaaaaacaaaaatcttcctgctattctttttttttttacctcgtTCTCAATCTTCTGCTCAGCCCCAGCCTGCACTAACAGTTTCAGGATGTCCAAACTGCCAAACCAGGCAGCCAGATGAATGGGTGCCATGCCGAACTGTTAGACACAGAGTGCAAAATGTCAAGCTGTGCTATCTTAGAAATATTGCACCGGTTTTCAGTGCAGGCATTGCAAACCTTGTCCTTCTGGTCCACCTTGACCCTGCGTTGTAAAAGAAGCTGCACTGCCTCCTTGTTTTTGCCAGCGACTGCATAGTGAAGGGCAGTCCTATTATTCTGAGTCAAACAGACGAATCGGTACATTGTCCATTAGGaatatgtttttataaaatccCAGAAATGACTCATCCTTGTGTCTGGTTTTTGTATATTATACAATTACTGCATAGCGAGACACAGACAGTTCCTCTACTGGGACTCACCACATTCCTTGCGTTGGCATTCAGCCCTTTTCCAATAGACTTCATGGTCTCCACATCATTCCTCTTAGCTGCTTCCATAAATTGTTTCTCCGCTTTGAGCACTGCAAATTCAAGGCAGTCAGGGAGGGTATTTATATGCTTctgtatttacatatatattacATACACATGACAGTTGGCTTAATGGACAAACAATTTGTACAGGATGTGTGTCAAAACAGGAGTGCGTACGCTGAGGGAAAACTGAAATGAGTTTCAGCCCTGTGcaaacatttttgaaagaaaacgTCACAACTATGTGCATGTAGTAACCCGGTACAATGAATAGCTAATGATTAACTCAAGTTTAACAATAGGATTAAAGAGTCAGtcctcaataaaaaaaaaaaaataaacattgaaaacttggacgtttttgacattttcttgAATACTTGCCCATCTCTTTATTGTCGAAGCTGCGGTCGGTGTCTAAGTCTGAATTTTTGTTCAGAACAAAGTCAGTAAATTCCCTCACAGCCTCCTGATTCACCCACTTCCGAGGGTCTAATTCCTCCTTCTTGGGAAAGCGTTGCTTCACCATTTCCTTCAAGGCCAGAGTTCTTCTCTCCATTTGTGACACTTTTAAAATATCTGTTGCGTAATCAAAGTGTCAGGTTATCCTTTCCTATCTAAATAATATactttttaaagaaaaacagacaaccTATTCCATCTCGTTGCATCTACTGAGCTGGAAAGGCACTCCTTGCTGCTGGAGGGGTTGGTTGATGTTGACTTTATCCGCCTCACACCCTCGTGACTCTGCTTTTCGGTGCCAGACAAGGTCTCCCCTGTCATTCTTCGCCTTTTGACTTGTGTTTGTACGTTCTGCACATCAGTTTGTGAAACCAGTTCTATTCCCATGCCATGCTTTCAAAGCATTCCTTCTAATTCAATTTGTTGATTAACTTTTGCACAAGTTCAGCTACATACATGCACGCTCGTCATTTTCAGCAACTTTTCATACTCAAATAGCCAGGTGCAAAAAATCTTTTGCTCCTCCCACTGTGCAGGTTCACCTGGAACATGGTTTTACCTCATCAGACGCGGAGCTGAAAGCGGCACTTTTTGTACGCACACTTCAACCCGCCCTCATTCTGCGAGTGAGTGACAGTAGAAACACCACAATTCAAcaaaaatagttatttatttCAACTTCGATGGACAAGATAGAATGAGTCCCTTATGCATTATAAAcagaattgttttcttttttaaaaacacaataaaaacaatggaAATCTATTAAAATACTTTCATGATGTTAAGTTGAAAAAATAGCACTGGcacttaaataataaatacactgACAATTAAATTTAATTAACTTATAATAAAAATAGTAGGACATGTTCAAATGACAGAAGATAAGCAATGAAACTTGCATAGAGAACCGACATTAATAAAATGTCATGAACAGTTTGTTTACATCATGTTTCACTGCTAGTCTGCTGAAAGCTTCTAAAACATACGAGTGGATATTCCTGTCTGTCtgaagaaaacactttttatttttttggatttGTTACTGTGAGGAAACTTGAATCGTTTTAGTCCGTCTTCCATTTCTTCTGGAATGCTCCTTGGTTCCTTTGTGTGAGGTTGGACATTCTGCATGCACGACTGTCATCTGAAGAATTTGTCAATGGTGTTGCAAGGACCAAGGCCTCTGGACTTTTTagaaggaggggaggaaggcGCGTCCCATCTGAGTCATGCAACCCACACAGATTGAAATAAACatgcattgtgtttttaaataaatgaaagcattCTTAGATGACACAATATTTAATTCTCACCTTTTGCTTTTGCCTTTGCCTCCTCGTGTCTGTAAGAGCCATTCCCGGTCTGTGAACAGATTGGACACTCGTGAACATGGATAAAGAAAACGGCATTATTgcttctctgggggggggggaagaaaagagAGGCATCTACTGAGGAGGAACACAATCGTCTCACCTCTTTAAGGATATAAAGAGTGCAATTTGTGAAGGAGGACATTTTTAGAGGAAACCAGGGTTCATTGTACGAAATGAATAGGTGAGGAAGTAATTTAACCATTTCcgagatgtggggggggggggggggcaaaggaagGCCCCCCTGGGCTGAAATGAGATGTTTTACTGTAGAAATCAATACAAACCTTTCACACAATGTAACGTCCGTGAATTACAAGGTCAAAGGCCACCAACACCGTCCTAAATGGACTTTCCTTCTGTTAGCTAGAAACACGTCAGACGTCTAGTCCGTCATGAACAGAACGAGATACATTCACTCGCTTCAATTCCACAGAGGAAACACTCACAGACACGCAGGAAGCAAAGTGTATAATTATAAAGCTGCTATTATCTAGACTTTTATACTTCAGTACATCAAATGACAAaaagaggaaggagctgcacCTATTTAACTCATACAGATCATCACAGTTTAGATCTTTTGGTTCACTTTGATCAGCTTTCTTTAACCCAGAAGGTTTAttatcaaaaaaacaacaaaacattctACCTGTCAAACAGACAGGGGCATTTAAcaactaacaaaaaaaaaagcaagagcaAAAAGGAAGGTAAAATTAATCTTCCTCTCGTGAGTGGGACAGAAGTAACCAATCATCGTTGCTCTTCCAGGTTTGAGGGTGAGGAACATAGAATAAAGTTTCCGTTAGAAGGGAATGTGCTGATCAACCCCACCCACCTGAGGCCTTCCCGTTTGTAAGTGACGGTGGTGTTCCTGGAGACGTCTCCCCCCCCAGCTCATGGAGAACCTCCTGGTTCAGGCAGACATCCACGTGGCGGTTGAAGACAATGAGGTCATCGGTGTCCTGCCCCAGCTGACATATTGGGCAGATGAGGACGGGGCATTTATCGCTGCAGGACTGCGGCTGTGGCGACGTCACCTTCTTCTCGTTACCAATCGTTGACTCGGCCGTTTTCAACGAATCCATTTCCGCGCTGAGCTCCTGAGGATAAACCCTGCTTGAATTCAAATCTTCACCGCCCTTTGACCTCTGCTTTTCAACGTCACTTTCCTGATGGCCATTCCCGAGGTCCATATCCGAGCTCTGTTTTGGTTTCCTAACCCCATCGCTGAGACACAAGTCTATGTGTCCGTTGAAGACGTTCAAGTCCGTCGTCTCCACCTGCCTGAAACACACGGGACAGGTGAAGCCCTCTGAACGTGTGCCGCCGCAGCCTGATGTGGAAGCGCGGGCCTCCACGGGGGAAACGCAATCACTTTGGGAGACGCCTGCGTTACTCTCATGGGCTCTCATTGCTGACTCTGCACCCGTTTGAGAATCC
The sequence above is a segment of the Brachionichthys hirsutus isolate HB-005 unplaced genomic scaffold, CSIRO-AGI_Bhir_v1 contig_681, whole genome shotgun sequence genome. Coding sequences within it:
- the LOC137916226 gene encoding ankyrin repeat and death domain-containing protein 1B-like codes for the protein MERRTLALKEMVKQRFPKKEELDPRKWVNQEAVREFTDFVLNKNSDLDTDRSFDNKEMVLKAEKQFMEAAKRNDVETMKSIGKGLNANARNVNNRTALHYAVAGKNKEAVQLLLQRRVKVDQKDKFGMAPIHLAAWFGSLDILKLLVQAGAEQKIENEEGLNIMHCAAINNHTDIAEYIIEDLQMKELDKEDMSGNRAFALAAEHGCVDVLVMLMETYHMDTMKPNKKGDTPLHSAARNGHLDVVDLLLLSFDTRDEVNMDGETALYQATDNSQERCVLALLEAGCDPNILTTAKCSALHPVSERGDISLVQILLKHNVNTDFGNLNLETPLHLAIKNSHIPIIHSLLMAGCNINATDKRSQTVLHLAAELAKIEIVEMLLKAGIDLTIEDKRPDLVPASMSFYKGSSMGTISSSSIFVSVDDRTGERIFFDTKWVPFKQA